The Streptomyces aurantiacus genome includes a region encoding these proteins:
- a CDS encoding FMN-binding negative transcriptional regulator, with product MFVPSPYRQPSAAWMVDLLRGNPLALMVSNGPQDVGPYATHLPVIQDPTMTEEWSSDLSGARLLGHMNRANPHWKALEDGARVLLTFTGPHAYVSPTVYQTVPAAPTWNFTAVHVHGVLNKIEHEQAGEETLEVVRSTVRAFETDFGNAWDMSDSQDYFRKILPAVGGFRIDVSGAEGMFKLSQEQDPHVRERVRESFAHTDSSRHQEAARLMAGLPAPGCPLAV from the coding sequence ATGTTTGTTCCTTCTCCCTACCGCCAGCCGTCCGCCGCGTGGATGGTGGACCTCCTGCGAGGCAATCCGCTGGCGCTGATGGTCTCCAACGGCCCCCAGGACGTGGGCCCCTACGCCACGCACCTCCCGGTCATCCAGGACCCCACGATGACCGAGGAGTGGTCCTCAGACCTCTCCGGGGCCCGTCTGCTCGGCCATATGAACCGGGCGAATCCGCACTGGAAGGCCCTGGAGGACGGCGCCCGGGTGCTGCTCACCTTCACCGGCCCGCACGCCTACGTCTCACCGACGGTGTATCAGACGGTCCCGGCCGCACCGACGTGGAACTTCACTGCCGTGCATGTGCACGGCGTGCTCAACAAGATCGAGCACGAACAGGCCGGCGAGGAGACGCTGGAGGTGGTCAGGTCCACGGTGCGTGCCTTCGAGACCGACTTCGGCAACGCCTGGGACATGTCCGATTCCCAGGACTACTTCCGCAAGATCCTGCCGGCCGTGGGCGGTTTCCGGATCGACGTGAGCGGCGCGGAGGGCATGTTCAAACTCAGCCAGGAACAGGACCCCCACGTCCGCGAACGCGTCCGTGAGTCCTTCGCGCACACCGACTCCAGCAGGCACCAGGAGGCGGCCCGCCTGATGGCCGGGCTTCCGGCACCCGGCTGCCCGCTCGCGGTCTGA